In Deefgea piscis, the genomic window GGAGGGGGCAAGTTTAATTCGCTCAAACCTTGTTAGTGACATTACTGTAGCACCAGACAAGTTTCTGCATGCGCAGCGGGCTCTCTTCCGCGCACGTCGTCCATCTGGTCTGCCAGACTTAGAAACCCGACTTCTACCGGACCTGCTTAAACTCAATAACTCTGTATTAACTGAGCGAGCAGATGATGCAATTTGTGGAATGTATCCAGCCAAATGGCCCAAGGTATACGGGTTAAATGCCATTTTTGGGCTGTTATTAGAACGCAGAATCGAAGTAGTAGAGTCAGATGATGATGGAGGTGAAATTGAGCCTTTCGTTCCTCCTCTCGAACAGTTTGCGCCTGCACTTATCAATGATGTGCAGGCTTGGGTGACAAATAAATTCAAGGTGCCGTGCACATACAGTGTCGATGAGTTGTTGGTCATTGCAGAAGCTGAAGGTTTTAACCGCATCAAACAACGCTGCCTCGTATTAATGATGTTCAGAAGTTTCTCTCAAGCAGAAACACTCTTTCCCTATATGCGCGCCGAAGCAGAGGGACGATTTGAGCGGGACATCGCTGAAGGTTCAAATTTACATTTTTCCCCAATTGAAGGGAACAAACTATGACAGCACTAGGCTTAACGCCACGCAATGCTTCGAGACTCGTCTATAAGGCTATACAGCCAGGTCTATCGCCAGTTAACGACTCACAATACCGTGAACTTCTTGACCTTTATAGGGCGGAGCCTAGCTTTTCAACTATGGTTGCTGATATTGCTGAAGGCCTTGAACTGACTGTTCTCGATTTCAGCGAGCGAGGCCTAGTGATTGTGCCATCATCACGCGATAGTAAGTTTGCGATGCGAATTGGCGACTTACGAGCCAACCTTAAGCCCGAACAAAAAGCGGGACTCGTCCTTGCTCACGTAGCAATAGCTGCGGTGTTTTATCCGACTACTAGTGGTTTGGAGGATGACCGTTTCATAGCACCTCCCTCAAGCCTTGCACAGTTTCGCGATACATTACTAATGCTTGCTCGACGCTTGAAAGATGCCGAGCTTGAGGGCGACCAAAAAGATATTCCAGAAGAACTATCTCACGGCTGGCAACTTATTTGCGCTTTGCCCCTAATGTTACCTGGCGCTCAACGTGCGTCACCTGCATCGATAACAGGCCTTATTAATATCGCGCTCACTCATATGGAGACAGGCGGTTTAGTGCGAATTGATAGAGAATCTGCAGATGAATCTATGGCGACTTACACACCAACTCACCGCTTACAGGTGCAGCTCCGTGAGCTGACCCTCCGGCGTCTTTTCGAAATTGCTCAAGATGGTAACTCGGGAGTCAGGGGCTAATCATGCAAAAAATCTCACGCATTTACGTAGGTGGCTATGGTATCGATATGGCTTGGTATGATGGCGTAACTTTCGACCTGACTGACCCTGCAACAGGTGAACCAACAGACACGATTCTAAACCTCGAAAATGGAGGAGGTAAAACAACGCTGTTGAGTTTTGTGTTCTCATGCTTTGACACACCAGTTGAACGATTCTTAAAACATATCCAAAATAAAAACCATCGTTTCAGTCAGTATTTTTCTCGCGATGGTCAGCCCGGCATCATTCTCATCGAGTGGGTAATGCCACCCCGTATGGCAGGAGGAAAACCATATTATCTAGTTATTGGTCAGGCAGTTGCAGTCAAGACTGGAATAGAACGAGACGAAGTTGAGCGAATCTTCTTTAGTTTTGAAGCCAACAGTGCTCTTGGTTTTCAATCGGTGCCAGCACCAAAACTGAATTATGCCCCAGTTAGCAACATGCTTGAACTTTCGCGCTGGATTCACGATGCGCACAAGCTATCTTCTGATTTTTTTCAAACGCGTGTTCAGCATGATTGGCAGCAACACTTGCGTGAAGAGCGCCTCATCGACATTGATATGTTGAAGTTGCAGGTCAACTTCTCAGCACAGGAAGGAGGGATTGATACTGGCTTCCTTAATTTCAATTCGGAACCAGAATTTATCCGGAAGTTTTTTGGCTTAACTCTTGATGATGGCATGGCGGCATCAGTACGCCAAAGCGTAGTCGATGTCTGCGACAAACTTCGGCGTAAACCGCATTTGCAGAAGTGCCTGACCGAACTCTCCCGATTACGTACAACATTACTTGCATTTAAGGATGCTGCTTTGTTGTACAGCATAGCTAGCGACGAACAAGACAAGACAAGGCATCTAGGAGCCAGGGTCAAAAAAGGGCTTGATGTGCTCGCTAACAAATTTCGCTTAGAAGAGAAAGAGGCATTAGTTAAACAGGAAGAGAAATCTGAGCTGGCCATCGAGCAAACTAATCTGTCTAAGAAATATACTGCCGAGATAACTACATTAAAGTTGCAGCAACTTACTAGAACATTAGATGCCATTATTGAGCGCAAATACGCCGCAGAAATTGCAGCAGATACTGCAAGAGATACCCTATTTAGAGTAAATGCGGCCAAGGCACACTCGGAAATTTCAGCTTTAGAAAAACGTTTGGTAGAGCTAGGTAATAATTCAATTGCCGCTCGTGAGCAACTTGAACCTTGGAAAGATAAGGTTGAAGTTCAAGGAATGCTGCTGCGAAATGCGCTGCTACTTGCGGAAAATGAGTTACATACCCAACTAAATAATGTCTTAACGACAGAGAATCAGGCTGAGGCAAGTCTCAAAAATATTGAACAACAGCTTAAAGACCTTGAAACTGCTGCACGAAGCCTCAGCTCAGAAGAAGCAGCACTTACAAACGCCGAAGAGGCATATTGGTCCTCACTGAATCAGCTTATTAATGAGAATATTATTAAAGAGGGCGAATCCACCTCGGAAGCCTTAGCGCGTTATGAAAATATCGCAATAGAGCAGCTTAAACTCGAGAAAAAGTATAACTTAGATGCGATAACACTTAAGACCCAGGGGCAGGAAGCCAGAAGCAACGCTTATAAAGCGCAAGTTCATGCAGTTACAATAGCAGCTGATTTACCTCAACTCCAAAAATTCGTTGCAGAAGGAGAGAGTGAGCGAGAGAAATTTGAACAAAACTCTATTCTGCGACAGGTTGCTGATGCTGATACAGCAAACCCCGATTCACCGATACTGCTACCTGAGCTTGAGCGATTCATATTGGCAGAAGAGCGTTCTGTCGCGCAATACGAAGTGCAGTTATCGACCCTTCATGCAAGCCGAAGTGCTATTACGCAAACTGGTGTTGCAGGTGATTCCTGTGATGTTAATAAAGTTGTTGCTAGCCTTCATGCCAAGGGGGTGAAATCCGCTAAGCCCTATAACATTTATCTAGCCGATGCGATTCCAGATGCATCTACAGCACGAGCCATAGTCCTTAGTAATCCGTCGCGTTTTTTAGGTGTTTCTGTTGCATCAAGCGAATTGGAATCCGCACGTGAGATTGCCGCCCAAAATTTGCAGCTAGATACGCCAGTAATGGTCTCAGTGAACTCACTTGAACCCGATACGTTGGAAGCTAACCGTTTTGTATTGTCAGCGGACAATGACGCCGCATTCAACCAAGAAGCTGCTCAAGAATTACTGCAACAACTTGATGAGCGGATAGCTAGCATTGATAGTCTCAGGAATGCACATGCATCTCGGTTGAAAGAAGCATTGGGGATAAAGGAACAATTACTAGCATACGAAAAGCGTTTTGGTGGTGAAATACTAGCCCGCGCTCGAATGGACATTGAGCGTCTTCAGCAAGAGTCAGAAGCGGAACTTATACAATCTGCGATTTATGAAGAACAGGCCAAGGAGTATGAGCAGCAAGCTGAGAATGCTATGCGGGCTAAAAATAGTTGCAGCCAAGCTGCACATACAGCCGACATGCATCAAAAAACTATAAGTCGGTTCAGCGCACAGCACGATGCAAGCAGGCCCGCTAGGCTCATGCGTTTACGGTGTATTCCTAATGTTCGCCTGGAACAGGATATGCAGCGGGTAGAGCTAACAACAGAACAAACCAATGTTACTGAGACGAAGCAAGTGGCTTTCAAACTCAAGGTTGAGTTAGAAGCCAAAGCAAAGGAACGGCAAAATGAGCGTCTGGCAGTAAACTATTGGAGAGAGGATATACAGTCAGCTGGGCTGCAGTTAGCGCAACACCAAACATTGGAAGAGTTGCGAGTCTTTTATGCAGATGCTGAAAAAGTTTATTCCACTGAGGCAAATCAACGTCTTGGATTGCTGCAATATAAAGAAGAAGAAGCGAAGACTAACCTTACACAGCTGCTACAGAATTTTGCGATAAAATTTTCCGATTTAAATCTGGATGATTTTGCACCTTATCTTTCCGTACTGGATTTTTCAACGAAAATTCAAGAATGCACTGAGGCGCATGAGAGCGCAGAAAAGATAAAGAATAAAATTGCTCATGAAGAGACCGCGGCAAGTACGGCATGCCAAATTTTCCAAAAGGAAAATCGCCCAGTTGAGCCACCTACAATCGAAATGCTATCTCTTGACGAAGTAGAACTAGAAAGCTGCTTAGCCACCACAAACAGGAAACAAACTGAAGCTGCTCAGGCTGCAGTAGATGCACTAACTGCACTAGAAAGTTATAAATTAGCTAGTCAAAATGCAAAAGATAAGGCGCGCAATGCAGAACAAGCGGCAGAAAGCCTTCAGGCGGCGCTTGACCTATCTGAGTATCTTGACGTTGATGCTGAAACTCCAGACGAAGCGTTTGTAAAGCAAACAACCGAGCTAATCGCCGACTATCAACAAAAGAACAAAAAAACTGTGAGCACACAAACGGCAGCTTTAAAAGCTTTCGATTTCCTCAAGTCTGAAGCATCTACCCCAGCACTACAGGAAGTTGAACCGGACATTGCTAGCCAGCTTTTACAGAATGAGTTTGAAGCTGCATGCATGGATAGCACACGCCATCTTGAAGGACTTGATGACCGCATTGGCACAACACAATCGAGCCTAGATGGTATGCAGGGAGATTTTGACGCATGTCTGGGTGAGCTTCTTAATCTTTCAAGTTCGGCCATTGCAATGCTTAGCTCGGCATGTGCGAACAAGCGCATACCTGCTAATGCGCCTTACGTGGGTGGAAAACTTATCCTAAAAATGCGTGCACGCTTCAATGAGCTTGGCAACGACCTGCGGAGACAGCATCTTGGTAACTATCTTGATAGTCTAATTGATTCGAAAATTGTTCCAGCAAAAGGAGCTGAGCTTATCGCTGATGCTGTGCTACGCATTCACGGCAAGCCATTGGGCTTACAAATGCTAAAAATGGTTCCAGACGAAGCGCTTCAATATGTCGCAGTGGATAAAATCCAAAATTCTGGCGGTGAAGGTGTTGTAATGGCTATGTTCCTCTATATGCTAATTAATCAGTTACGAGCTGAGACACAAGCGAAACTCAAGAAAGTCGGTGGTGGGCCACTCATATTAGATAACCCGTTTGCCAAAGCGACAACACCAACCCTGTGGCAAGCTCAAAGATTGCTAGCTCAGGCCATGGATGTTCAGCTTATTTTCGCTACGGCGCTTCCTGACTACAACACTGTGGGCGAATTCAGTCGTTTTGTTCGGTTGAGAAAAGCTGGCAAGAATACTAAAACTGGGCGTTGGCACCTTGAAGCCGTCGACTTCAAACTCAAAGAACAACTTGTAATCGAGGCCACAGCATGAGTGACTCGTTTTTATCAGTCCTAGAGAATGCCTCTCGAAAGCGGATTGTGCTTGACGATGTTCGGCGCGCGTTCTTTGTCGCTCATCCAGAAACAATTACTGCGCCAAATCGCAACGCTCTTTTACTTGAACGTCTAAGAGAACTTGAAAAAGCATGCTGTATCAAGCTCCCTGCGGCAGGTAGTTGGGAAAAAGTTGGAAACCCTCCTTTGCCAAAGTGGGTACAAGTAACTGGCATGGAGACTTCAACTCCTAATTTTGAAGACTATGCCTCGGTCGCATGGGTCCCCGAACTTGGTTTTTGGCCAGAATTGAAACTTCCTGCACTAGAAACCGCACGGTTAATAAATGACTACCTACTTAGCCATCGCAATAAATTAAGATTAGTCCCAATTAAAGAGCGCTCGCTAGAGATATTCGGTGATGAAAAACGCCTTGATTCGTTACGTACCAGCGGTAGTGCTACCCTTTTTGGAGGTCGCCTTCCTTTATCTGTCTTGGGCGCCTTTGTCGTACCATCACCATTACCATACCGCATGAGCAACGTAGTCGGAGCACCTGTATTAATCGTCGAAAATCACAACAGCTTTTGGAGTTTCGGTGAATGGAACCAACATGCTAAGCGCTATTCAGCTGTAGTTTATGGTTCAGGCAAAGCTTTTCAGGGAAGTGGTAATGCACTTGAGCAGGTGCTTATTGAAGTTGGCGGTGTAAGTGCTCAGTATCTAGGGGACCTAGACCCTGCTGGAGTTCGTATACCAATAGAATTTAATCGCACTCGTTCATCCGTTAGCTCCATGGTTGCACCTGCAATTGAACTTTATCGCTGGCTACTTGAAAACGGACACAAACGCGTATTATGCGAACAGCATAACGGGCTGAGGTCCTTAGCAGAAGAATGGTTAGGGAATGAGCTTGGCGCAGAGCTTAGCGAATTATGGATATCTGGACATTGGATTCCTCAGGAAGCCCTCGGATTTGAAAGATTAATGGCGACACCAATGCAATTTTAACGCAGAGGCTGAATTGCAATTGACCCAAGCTACTGAAAATGATGGTTTGTACTTCAGATGTATATATCTGAGCGTCGGTATTGAGGTCAATTACACATCGGTGACAACAGCTATTGCTTTATTGGTGATTCGTTTTCCAATAAATATTCATTCACGTGTTAATTTTCTGTGCTTTTCGAGGACGCCCTCCAACTTGCCGAGCTGAAAATTCGGAGCGTCGAAAAAACTCAAGCTGCTTGTGCGTTTCAGGAAGTGATGCACGATGGTGTCGAACGGTTTCTAAGATTTTTAGGTCGATGAGCAGTTGCTTTACAGTCAATCTGTTGCCTGGCTTCAGTTGAAGCTGATATTTTTTGATAGCTTCAGCAAACTGACTGTCAATTGCCGGAAAATTTAATTCCTTTGGTCCTGGAGGCTTAGTATGGACAATGGCGGGAGTTGGGCCGTATTTTAGAAAAACATTCATCAAAATATGCTTTGCAGTCACATCAGATGTCTCACTTTGTCGCAACAAACAAGCAACCCACGACTGACTTTCACTTCTCAATGGCAGTTTTAATGATGCTAAAACGCTTGAGCCATAGAATCTTTCAAACTCTCGTGATAGGGCACATGCAGCAAGTCCAGAACCCTGAACAGGAAAGCCTCTCTCGATAGCTCGCGCACGATAATAGCTTTGCCATTCTTGAGGCGACTTTCGTACTTCAGAGTCAAAAATTTTGAGTGAAAAATTCTCTACTATTTGTTGGAGATATTCGGGAAAGATAGCTTTCATATATTCTCCATCAAATTGTGATGGCAACTGCGAAGTTGATATTCCCGACCGTTTTAATGAAACAAATTTTAATAATTGTTGATGCTTAGCACACACTGTGATGAACGGAATATTGTGCTTACGATGCCAGAAGTCTTCGCCAAATTCATGCTTATCTTCTTTGATGCATTCTTCGCAGTAGCGAAGCATTACACCACCAATAGCTGCTGAGTGTGACAATGCAGATGCCATCTGTTGATTGCTAATCAGACCCAAAGCTAGCCGTTTTATAGTTTCGGGAGAGTCGAAAGCTGTGACATATGAAAAAGGAGTATGTCGGTATAGTAGTATTTCTGAAGGTATGGATAAGGCATTTGCGAGCGGCGCGAGCGGGGAGTGAAAGAAAAGTGGCCATTTGCTTTTTGGCAAATAGCTGAGCATGCTATGAAGCTTTTTGACGGACACCCCTAAATGATGGCCAATCCGAATAAATAGACTTCCGATAAGCTCATCGGGATAAGGACCAGGTAAGTAATAGAATTTCGTTGGAAACTCAGCATCACAACGAATCATACTAACCCCCTTGCTTACAAGCTAAAACCTTATATTCAATAGATTTATAGCATCTGAGCAATGAGGGTAAAAAATAAAATCATGGAGCAGAACGCAACAGCCGTAACTCCTGAAGTAATTCGTGCCAACGGCCATCCT contains:
- a CDS encoding Wadjet anti-phage system protein JetD domain-containing protein, which gives rise to MSDSFLSVLENASRKRIVLDDVRRAFFVAHPETITAPNRNALLLERLRELEKACCIKLPAAGSWEKVGNPPLPKWVQVTGMETSTPNFEDYASVAWVPELGFWPELKLPALETARLINDYLLSHRNKLRLVPIKERSLEIFGDEKRLDSLRTSGSATLFGGRLPLSVLGAFVVPSPLPYRMSNVVGAPVLIVENHNSFWSFGEWNQHAKRYSAVVYGSGKAFQGSGNALEQVLIEVGGVSAQYLGDLDPAGVRIPIEFNRTRSSVSSMVAPAIELYRWLLENGHKRVLCEQHNGLRSLAEEWLGNELGAELSELWISGHWIPQEALGFERLMATPMQF
- a CDS encoding TnsD family Tn7-like transposition protein produces the protein MIRCDAEFPTKFYYLPGPYPDELIGSLFIRIGHHLGVSVKKLHSMLSYLPKSKWPLFFHSPLAPLANALSIPSEILLYRHTPFSYVTAFDSPETIKRLALGLISNQQMASALSHSAAIGGVMLRYCEECIKEDKHEFGEDFWHRKHNIPFITVCAKHQQLLKFVSLKRSGISTSQLPSQFDGEYMKAIFPEYLQQIVENFSLKIFDSEVRKSPQEWQSYYRARAIERGFPVQGSGLAACALSREFERFYGSSVLASLKLPLRSESQSWVACLLRQSETSDVTAKHILMNVFLKYGPTPAIVHTKPPGPKELNFPAIDSQFAEAIKKYQLQLKPGNRLTVKQLLIDLKILETVRHHRASLPETHKQLEFFRRSEFSARQVGGRPRKAQKINT